The following coding sequences lie in one Acipenser ruthenus unplaced genomic scaffold, fAciRut3.2 maternal haplotype, whole genome shotgun sequence genomic window:
- the LOC117970682 gene encoding LOW QUALITY PROTEIN: coiled-coil domain-containing protein 134-like (The sequence of the model RefSeq protein was modified relative to this genomic sequence to represent the inferred CDS: deleted 1 base in 1 codon) — protein sequence MDVLPLSALLLSLALTASCDSRKERRDSSLEIYKRLFETKRRDQLTALKNLVELNDVNQQYKIIDIMLKGLFKVLEDSRAILIAANVQPDDAFPQEEKLKEAYSHVVENTAFFGDVALRFPRIVHHYYDRNSNWNLLLRWGLGFCNLTGLFQGGQGGHGEVLTLMAQELGISEKSPDFINPYRTERDEVLHTADEFQKVLREEEKRRRKEERRKEIRKGPRISRSEL from the exons ATGGATGTCCTGCCCCTCTCCGCTCTGCTGCTCAGCCTGGCTCTGACCGCCTCCTGTGACTCCAGGAAAGAGAGACGAGATTCCAGCCTGGAGATCT ATAAGCGCTTGTTTGAGACGAAGCGACGAGACCAGCTGACCGCCCTGAAGAACCTGGTGGAGCTGAATGATGTGAACCAGCAGTACAAGATCATCGACATCATGCTAAAGGGCTTGTTCAAG GTGCTGGAGGACTCCAGAGCCATTCTCATTGCTGCCAATGTGCAGCCAGACGACGCCTTCCCTCAGGAGGAGAAACTCAAGGAAG cgtaCTCGCACGTCGTTGAGAACACAGCGTTCTTCGGGGACGTGGCTCTGCGCTTCCCCCGCATCGTGCATCACTACTACGACCGCAACTCCAACTGGAACCTGCTGCTGCGCTGGGGCCTGGGCTTCTGCAACCTGACCGGCCTCTTccagggggggcag ggggggcaCGGGGAGGTGCTGACACTG atGGCTCAGGAGTTGGGGATCAGTGAGAAATCTCCAGACTTCATCAACCCGTACCGCACCGAGAGAGACGAG gtgcTGCACACGGCCGACGAGTTCCAGAAAGTTCTCCGGGAGGAAGAGAAGAGACGCAggaaagaggagaggaggaaaGAGATCCGGAAGGGACCCCGCATCTCACGATCAGAACTGtag